The Candidatus Binatia bacterium genome includes the window TGATCGAGGACCTGCTGCAGGCGCTCGGGTGAGCGCGCTCGCGCGAGGGGTCGCACGGCCCCTCGCCGCCCGAGCGCTCGTCGCCTCGTACGCCGCGCTCTCAGTCGTCCCCGACGGTCTCCCAGCGCACCTCCCAGAACTCCGGCACCGGCGGCTTGAGCTCGAAGTGGCCGCCGAAGCAGTCGAAGCTCGGTCGGTGCATGAGACGGTCGTTCAGCAAGCGCAGGTACTCGGCGAGCGGCTGACCCGCGGGCGGCGTGCCGATGTCGAGGCGCTTCGCCTGACCGCACTTCTTGCAGCGCACGTCGACCTTCACGGGTAGCGCACCCACTCGAGCGACAGGCCGTGCGGCGGCGCGGGCGGGGCCGCGAGACGGCGGTCGCGCGCCGCGAGCAGCTCGCGCATCCAGGAGACCGGCTTTCGCCCACGTCCGATCTCGACGAGCTGGCCGACGACGTTGCGCACCATGTGACGCGCGAACGAGTTCGCCTCGACCGCGTAGCGCACGATCTCGCCGTCGCGCTCGACGTCGCTGCGCACGACCACCCGGACGCTCGGACGCGGCACGTTGTCCGCACCCTGGAAGCTCGCGAAGTCGTGCTCGCCGACGAGCACCGCGGCGGCCTCCGCCATCGCCGCGACGTCGAGCGGCTCGCGCACGTGCCACGCCGTGCGCAGCTCGAATGGCGAGCGCACCTCGTGGTTCCAGATGCGGTAGAGGTACGCGCGCCGGATCGCGTCGCGGCGCGGATCGAAGTCGGGACGCGTGCGCTCGAGCGTGCGCAGGACGATGTCCTGCGGCAGCACGGCGTTGACCGAGCGCCAGACCCGCTCGAGCGGCGAGCGTCCGTCGCGCGCGCCGGGCTCGGGCGCCTCCGCGAGGTCCGCCGTCGCGTCGAAGGCGATCACCTGCCCGCGCGCGTGCACGCCGGCGTCGGTGCGGCCGGCCGCCGCGATGCGGATCGGCTCGCGCAGGACCGTCGACAGCGCCTTCTCGATCGTCTGCTGCAAGGTCGGGCCCTCGCTCTGCGCCTGCCAGCCTCGGTACGCGGTGCCGTCGTAGGCGACCACGGCACGGTAGCGCATCGCTCCCGGGTCAGCGCAGCTCGCGCAGCGCGATCTCGAGCGTCGCGACCAGCGTCAAGCCGAGGCCCTTGCGCAGGTCGTCGAACGCGAGCCAGAAGGCGAGCGCCCGCGGGTCGCGCGGCAAGGTGCGCAGCCGCGCGACGTGCACCGCCTCCGAGCCGTTGACGTCGACCGGGCCGGGCGTCTGGTCGTGCAGCAGGTCGGGCTCGTCGCCGTCGAGCTCCTCTTCGTCCTCGTCGGGCTCGGCGCTGTCGTCGTCCTCGTCCGGAAGCGTCTCCGCCCCGTCGCCCGAGCCGATGGGCGGCTCCGGCAGGACGACGCCTCGCCCCTCGCGCAGGAGCTTCGTCGCCTCGTCGAGCGTCAGCTCGTTCGCGAGCTCGACGAACACCGCCTGCGCGGTGCCGGCGAAGACCGGGATGCGCACGACGGTCGCGGCGACGTCGATCGGAGCGTCGAACAGCGTCGTGATCTCACGCGCGAGCCGACGCTCGTCGACCGACCAGCCCTCGCCCTCGAGCGACGACGGCTGCGGACGCGCGTTGAAGGCGAGCTGCTCCGGCGACTCGCGACGGTCGATGCCGCGGCCCTGCATCAGGGTGACGGACTGGCGCGACAGCTCGTCCATCGCCTCGCGGCCGCGCAGCGAGGCGGACTCGAAGACCGTCGTGACCACGCGACGCACGGTCGCGGCCTCGTGCAGCGGCGCGAGCGCGGCCGCGAGACCGGCCGTGTGCGGCCCGGGGATCGCGAGCACGCGCTCCTTCGCGAGCTCCTTGACGCTCGCCGCGTTGACCTCCGGCAGCACGAGCGGCGCACCGAGCTCGTCGCGCGAGAACGGCGACGCGTCGATCACGATCGCGCCCTGCTCGCGCGCCTCGGGGACGAGAGCGCGCGCGAGCTCGCCGTCGCCGAGGAACAGCGCGACGTC containing:
- the truA gene encoding tRNA pseudouridine(38-40) synthase TruA; the protein is MRYRAVVAYDGTAYRGWQAQSEGPTLQQTIEKALSTVLREPIRIAAAGRTDAGVHARGQVIAFDATADLAEAPEPGARDGRSPLERVWRSVNAVLPQDIVLRTLERTRPDFDPRRDAIRRAYLYRIWNHEVRSPFELRTAWHVREPLDVAAMAEAAAVLVGEHDFASFQGADNVPRPSVRVVVRSDVERDGEIVRYAVEANSFARHMVRNVVGQLVEIGRGRKPVSWMRELLAARDRRLAAPPAPPHGLSLEWVRYP
- a CDS encoding Asd/ArgC dimerization domain-containing protein, with the protein product MSDAVRIAIVGATTEVASELIDVLAARGFDLTGLRVLADESLAGEAIEAAGWDVRVEPAVAGSLGGVDVALFLGDGELARALVPEAREQGAIVIDASPFSRDELGAPLVLPEVNAASVKELAKERVLAIPGPHTAGLAAALAPLHEAATVRRVVTTVFESASLRGREAMDELSRQSVTLMQGRGIDRRESPEQLAFNARPQPSSLEGEGWSVDERRLAREITTLFDAPIDVAATVVRIPVFAGTAQAVFVELANELTLDEATKLLREGRGVVLPEPPIGSGDGAETLPDEDDDSAEPDEDEEELDGDEPDLLHDQTPGPVDVNGSEAVHVARLRTLPRDPRALAFWLAFDDLRKGLGLTLVATLEIALRELR